The following are from one region of the Quercus robur chromosome 1, dhQueRobu3.1, whole genome shotgun sequence genome:
- the LOC126721129 gene encoding uncharacterized protein LOC126721129, translating to MGSRKAREREMLDSVCSMIALVFFFVTCVELCDAATVVDVYRLIQYDISGAPFGSRLAKLNHHAGSLHFPAGADLSRTVLMIPVRDLNITFLQDYIAQRQPLGGLLFLLPQMFSFENKDDMRSNHQNQGNDLLKNVMAELEQLLIHANVPYPVYFAFEDDDIDAVLADVKRTDAIGQPATATTGGFKLVVSVPEPKKLISPTITNIQGWLPGLKTDGDASQLPTIAIVASYDTLGAAPALSVGSDSNGSGIAALLEIARLFSLLYSNPKTRGRYNLLFGLTSGGPYNYNGTQKWLRSFDQRLRESIDYAICLNSIGSWDNELWIHVSKPAENVYIKQIFEDFSNVAEGLGFKVGLKHKKINISNPRVAWEHEQFSRLRVTAATLSELFTAPELLESTGGLVDSRHFVNETAIIRSVKLVAESLARHIYGYQGNNIQIFADDGSLAVNPSYIQSWLDFLSRTPRVAPFLSKNDPFVMALKKELEDHTHEVNVQHEVLDGMFTFYDLTKARLAIYQVASVTFDLLLLLALGSYLIVLFSFLVITTRGLDDLISIFRRPPSRKVKTA from the exons ATGGGTTCGCGAAAAGCTCGCGAGCGAGAAATGCTCGACTCGGTGTGCTCGATGATCGCGCTCGTCTTCTTCTTCGTGACCTGCGTCGAGCTCTGCGACGCCGCCACCGTCGTCGACGTTTACCGCCTCATCCAGTACGAcatctccggcgcccccttcggATCTCGCCTCGCCAAGCTCAACCACCACGCCGGCTCTCTTCACTTCCCTGCCGGCGCCGATCTCTCCCGCACCGTCCTCATGATCCCAGTCCGCGACCTCAACATCACGTTCCTTCAAG ACTATATTGCTCAAAGACAGCCTTTGGGGGGCTTATTGTTTCTGCTTCCCCAGatgtttagttttgaaaataaagatGACATGAGAAGTaatcatcaaaatcaaggaaatgACCTGTTGAAGAATGTAATGGCAGAACTTGAACAGTTACTTATACATGCCAATGTTCCT TATCCTGTGTATTTTGCTTTTGAGGATGATGATATTGATGCTGTATTGGCTGATGTGAAGAGGACCGATGCCATTGGTCAGCCCGCTACTGCAACTACTGGCGG ATTCAAGCTTGTCGTCTCTGTACCAGAACCTAAGAAACTCATTTCTCCCACAATCACAAACATTCAG GGATGGTTGCCAGGGCTGAAGACAGATGGAGATGCAAGTCAACTCCCAACCATTGCTATAGTGGCATCGTATGATACGCTTGGGGCTGCTCCT GCATTATCAGTGGGAAGTGATAGCAATGGAAGTGGCATTGCGGCACTTCTTGAAATAGCTAGGTTATTTTCTCTTCTGTATTCAAATCCTAAGACAAGAGGAAGGTATAATTTACTCTTTGGGCTAACGTCTGGTGGACCTTACAACTACAATGGAACTCAAAAG TGGCTTCGGAGCTTTGATCAACGATTGCGTGAGAGTATTGACTATGCTATTTGCTTAAATAGTATCGGTTCATGGGATAATGAATTATGGATTCATGTGTCTAAGCCTGCAGAAAATgtttacataaaacaaatatttGAG GATTTCTCAAATGTAGCAGAAGGGTTGGGCTTTAAAGTTGGTTTGAAGCACAAGAAGATAAACATTTCAAATCCCCGA GTAGCTTGGGAGCATGAACAGTTTTCAAGGTTGAGGGTTACTGCTGCCACACTTTCAGAACTCTTCACAGCTCCTGAACTGCTGGAAAGCACTGGAGGGTTGGTTGATAGCAG ACATTTTGTGAATGAAACTGCAATTATCAGAAGTGTCAAGTTAGTTGCAGAGAGTCTTGCG AGACATATCTATGGTTATCAGGGAAATAACATCCAAATCTTTGCAGATGACGGTAGTTTGGCTGTCAATCCTTCTTATATACAGTCATGGTTGGATTTTTTGTCACGGACACCTAGAGTGGCACCATTCCTCTCAAAGAATGATCCATTTGTCATGGCATTAAAAAAG GAATTAGAAGATCATACTCATGAGGTGAATGTGCAACATGAAGTGCTTGATGGGATGTTCACCTTTTATGATTTGACTAAAGCTAGACTTGCCATATATCAG GTAGCCAGTGTAACATTCGACTTGCTGTTGCTTCTAGCGTTGGGATCATATTTGATAGTGCTGTTCAGTTTTCTTGTCATCACTACTAGG GGTCTTGATGATCTAATCAGTATATTTCGACGACCTCCATCTCGCAAGGTGAAAACAGCTTAG